TTTAATTGAACCTTAGTCTGTTTGAAATACTTAAACTATTGGTGCGGAACTATTTTATTTAAAACTAAATAATAAACCAATTTAGGAAAATTGTTCCTCACCTGTAAAAAGTTATTTCATTTACTTCGCTATTCCCCTAGATAATCCTGCAAGGAATATCATTATATTCCTATTATTTTCATTTTTGGATAACCTTTTTAGGCAAAAAAGAGGCCGCTGCTAAGGAATTAAGTTCCTTTGCAACGGCCCCTTGGTTTATCTTTATACAGTATGAGTAACAAGAAATACTACACCAATAACAACGATTGCCAAAAGAATTGCTCCAAGAATAATGTAGTAATTCTGTTTCTTACGATTAAGCTTATGCCAAGGTAAAACCACGAATAGCTGCCCCTTTCTGTAAAACGACTTGCATTGATACTATATTGCAGATTACGACAACTATCAAGGTTTAGTCCTATAATTTTATTATCTCCTTTTGGTTTTAAGTAATTTCTTATACCCAGCCTGTCCCATCACAGTTAGGACAGGGGGATGTATAACGTACCGCCAAGGTCTGACCGACTTTTTTACGGGTCATCTCCACAAGCCCCAGCTGAGTCAGCCCTAAAACCTGGGATTTCGTCTTATCTCTGGAGCAGACTGTCTCAAGCGCTTCAAGGACCTGTTTTTGGGCTTCTTCAGTTACCATATCAATAAAGTCGATAACGATGATCCCGCCCAGGTTTCTCAGTCTGAGCTGGCGGGCGATTTCCTCCGCCGCCTCCAGGTTGGTATGAACCACCGTCTCCTCTAAAGAACGCTGGCCCACATATTTTCCCGTATTCACATCAATAACGATCAAAGCCTCGGTCTGCTGGATGACCAGATAACCGCCGCTTTTCAGCCAAACTTTGGAACGCAGGCCCTTGCGGATTTCGGCGTCAACCCCGTACTTGGCGAAGAGATCTGCCCCGCTGATGACATAGATCTGTTTAGCTGCGGGATGCTCGATTTCCTGAAGGGCTTTACGCAGGATTTGGCTTATGTCGTCATTGTCAACGGTAATCTTCTCCACATCCTGGTCAATCCAGTCCCGGATCAGGCGGGAAACGAGATCCACATCCCTGTGCACGAGCCCCGGCACGGACACATGAGGAATTTTCGGTACTAAGCTCTGCCAAAAAGCCGCCAACCGGGCTATGTCCTGAGCTATTTCCT
This Desulfosporosinus orientis DSM 765 DNA region includes the following protein-coding sequences:
- a CDS encoding Rne/Rng family ribonuclease — encoded protein: MPIPTPKPRRKEIVLQSQNWGKSSQSQKIRAAVFEQGQLMEVFEEEENSSHMVGNIYRGRVENVLPGMQAAFVDIGLEKNGFLYVADALPANYDEEDKPSPVIQERIENILKPRQELLVQITKEPVGTKGARISVNLTLPGRYVVLLPQVSYVGISRKIEDNDERERLRNLAAASKPEGMGVIVRTLAEGIDGEEIAQDIARLAAFWQSLVPKIPHVSVPGLVHRDVDLVSRLIRDWIDQDVEKITVDNDDISQILRKALQEIEHPAAKQIYVISGADLFAKYGVDAEIRKGLRSKVWLKSGGYLVIQQTEALIVIDVNTGKYVGQRSLEETVVHTNLEAAEEIARQLRLRNLGGIIVIDFIDMVTEEAQKQVLEALETVCSRDKTKSQVLGLTQLGLVEMTRKKVGQTLAVRYTSPCPNCDGTGWV